In Planococcus citri chromosome 4, ihPlaCitr1.1, whole genome shotgun sequence, the genomic window ctgtttAGGTAGTACTGATACTGACACAAATCAACACACgcaaaatcaaattgaaaaaatccagaacGGTAAAGCAGCACCATACATTATTCGTAAAATACTCTCAGTTACCAGCGATGGCACTTCACTCAGATTTTGGTGTCCGTCTAGAGGTATGACTGAAACACATAAATGCTCATACTTTCCTATACTATGGGCTCTTAAACGAAAAATCTGCCCTCAAATTATCGTTCAACTAACTGTACATTTCCATTCTGAACAGGATATCCGACGCCTACAATCAATTGGATAAAAAATACTCACGAAAATATACAAAATGAAACAGTTACTTTATTACTACCAGGGTCAGTCAATAGGTAAGTGTACTAAATATGTAGGCTACGTTCTAGATTTTGAATggttaaatcattttttttttttactaaaaattggcTCCTAAAAGCTGCCTAATCATTTGATTACactcaaatcaattttctatggtactgttggggggggggggtcattcaTATCAATTAAACAAGATTTCTGCAGGGAATCCTCtggtttttttggcaaaaattttttctaacgaAATTATATATTCACACTTAATTTACCCAtcataattaattacctatacatACTAGGGCacaaaaaaatctggaaaagtaCACTTGCTCAGTATGCAACGAAAATGGCTGCATAAATGAAACTTATCTGGTTGAAATAAAAGGTGAGctaatgatcgattttttatttgctaactaggtacctctacctacctatataaatgtTACAAAATCTGATGatattatcactttttttttcataaacagAGAATGCAATCATTTCACTGAATGTAACTGTGAATCAGAGGATCGAAATCGGTTGTGAATTTGACTTCACATCGCCATTCACATTGGAATGGTATTTCTATAATGAAAGCGAAAATAAAACCCTTGTAAGATTTTTGGTCTACCTGTATAATTATCTACCTATAAATAcaaattcaagtacctatctaaagtTCAATTGACTTTGGAAAATTATACCAACCAATAGGGAACATTCTATTTTACACCTGAAGAAGTATTCCATTATTATTCGATCGATGTTGCGATGCATTCGGATGAAGGTACATACGAGTGTAAGGCGAACAATtcagaaaagaaaattcaacgTCGTTTTTATTTACACATCACCAACAGTGAGTTTTTAAATCCAGTAACGATGAATATAGATACTTAGATTATGTTGATCCCAATTCACAAAAAGTAATCAACTaagtaaaatacatttttatgtaCAGAGACAAACCCATCCACAAATAATTCCTCGGCCATTCTTGAAACTGCAAATGGTGTATTTACCGGTACTtatggttttatttttgtggcgtcattttcattaattttattattaattggGATAGTATTCTACACAATTATCGCGTACCGTAAATTAAACCagtaagttgagaaaaaaaacagaagtgaTCTAAGTAAGTAGGAACGAGTTATTAACTCAAgaaaattcttattttaaaGAAAGCGAAAATTAGAGAAAACAGAGATGCagcaatttgtaaaaaagatcATCGTTGAAAAACACATCAACATCAATAGCGATATGCCAGATTGCTTGGTTCGTATTCGCACAAATCTCCCAATTTTTCCAGTTACAATAATCTCGACATATTATTGAGTTCTCAATCTTACTATAATTTTCCACAGAACATGCCCACTGTTTCAATCCAACGCATACAGACTGATATCGTCACAGGTGGTATGGTCTCCAATGACGAATACGAAATATCGATCGATCAACGATGGGAATTTCCCAGGAATAATTTACGTCTCGGAAACACTTTGGGTAAAGGTGAATTTGGCAAAGTCGTTCGAGGTGAAGTGTTGAGCATTCCAGGACAGGAAAACGTTACAACAACAGTTGCTGTGAAAATGCTCAAAGGTTCGTTTGCCTTGTAAAACAAGTAATGGTCGGTTACTCACTGATAATATTCTGATGTCTTTTTTTAGACGACCACACAGACAACGATGTGATAGATTTCGTATCAGAAATGGAGCTGATGAAGTTGATTGACCATCACCCCAATATTTTACAATTGATTGGCTGTTGCACTCAAAAAACCCCTTTGCTCATATTAACCGAATACGCTGCCAAAGGAAACCTCAAAAATTACCTCCAGAAACTTCATATTCAACACGAAAATGTGCCAGAAAATACTCTGATGAAATATGCTCTGCAAATTGCACAGGGCATGGAATATCTCGCTTCcatcaaagtacctacctaccaacatCCTCACCATTTCTCATTTAAAAGTAGGATAGATTTCTAAAACAGTGCCTACTTATGTAATTGGTCTCCATTTTTAGTGCATTCATAGAGATCTAGCAGCTCGAAATGTCTTGGTAATGGTCGACTTGACGATGAAAATAGCCGATTTCGGCCTAGCCAGAAATATTCGCAATAAAGACTATTATAAAAAGACATCAGCAGGCAGACTTCCCATTAAATGGATGGCTCCTGAAGCAATACTTCACCACCATTATACCACCAAATCGGACGTGtaagttgtaaaaattgcacCAATTACAACAAGAATTATTATTAACTTTCATCTCGTTACATGCAAATGTACATAGATGGTCTTTTGGAATATTATTTTGGGAAATTGTTACATTGGGAAGTGAGCCATATCCTGCGATGAAAAATATGGCCGAGCTGCTTCaagctctttcaaaaaattatcgtatGGAGAAACCTCCAAATACTTCATCAAAAGTGTGAGTATTTAGATTCGTAGCATACTTTTCTTTTACACCCTTCCTTACCTACCCAGTACCTAGCTATCTAAAATACTTTGTAACCATTTGAAGGcatgaataattgaaattcCCATTCCCTCTACatataaaaatacctagataatcattttgatacaattttaaaCACAGATACAACTTCATATGGGATTGTTGGAAGTATGAACCGGAACATCGTCCAGACTTCTCGactgttgtagaaattttggaaGCATTATTAACAAATACTGAATCGAAGGTAACAATCAGCCCAAACATATCATTAACAGCTTAAAATACCAACACTTTATCAcctttaattttaaattctagCTCAATGATCAATCAGAGGATACAAAAAATACGTATCCATCTGAATCAGATGAAATAATTAGCACATCAGAATCTAGTGAAAACACGAATGATGCTGAACAACATCACTTGATACCTTAATACTTAGTATACACgggtaaataggtacctacctaagtataccATTAGTTTTGAAATTAAGATTATAACAGTCCAAgtgtaaaataaattaaataggtacctacgtagtttCTTTGATTTTATACTCAGTTGCAATCACCTATTACGGTTTTAAtgtaatttgatgaattttctttcGCGATTTATAATATGTATCTCTCTTAAAGGCCCACGTGAATCCTGAAATGCGATGTAAAAATGATTTCGCTTTTTTGAATACGATTAtttaaatgaatcaaaaatactGGTGATGAAACGTTGGTCAatagcactttttcaaataaataaataaatacatctttaaaaaaattattatttttttttcaaattcatttttttattttgtcatttttattcatttaaattGAACGTTTCCTTCTGGCATAAATTTTACTTCACCACAAATTTCAATGGTTGATAGCTATGATAGGTTTTTAAACtttattacgtaaaattttgtggaaatttctacttttcaaaatctgctggagactgcAGGCTTCTTAAAATGGTTCGACATCGTTTCGAATCATGAAGGAGGCGAGAACAATGATAATAGTGCTACAAAATTTCAGAGTTCTATAGATCAATTCAGTCGAGTTTTTATCATCTTTGTCccttagattttcaaaaattctccaaaaatttaaaaacgcatCTTTTAGCACTTGGAATATTGGTTCATGATGTAGGTATTTTCAGACTCTCTTTTCAATTTAGCTTCATCTAGTTCAtcatttcgaaactttttctGCCCGTTGAATAACTTCTCAGTTCATGAATTTTATGCAATTCAGAAATTTCCACAACGATGAATTTTACCACGTAGAGAATTTCAAATAATCGTTAATTTTTCTCATCTAAAGCTGGTGTagaatgggggaaaaaatttcgcgttttacAAGTCACGATAATAAATGCATATCCACGTGTACGTATTACGTACGAAAATTTGAGCAAACATATCAAGTGATTCATTGCATTTGGTTTAATCAAGCGAGATGATACACAAATTACGttcatttttatcacttttatcTCATGAAATATGCGACCATGGAATGTCAACTCACAAATTAAAGCTCCAATTTTAccatgataaaataatattgtgtcgtaggtacctactagatatacgttcgtatattcgatacctactgactaattacctactcgaataagcaGGCAATCGGATACGGAGAATGCACTGGTGTAATCGTAATAAAACTAATTACTTACCTCGGCTAGGGCTTTTAGTACACTACCGAACACAATACAATATCATACGCAaagttcgtgtaaacgaatgtattTGTCAATAAAGACAACTTATAACCGACTCGGAGCACTTCAAGGGTTCAACACAACGATTATTCGGGGGGAATTACAATTACGTTAACACTActaaattattactaaattataaaatatacaagaacactttaaacctagggccggagctctaaagaattaaggacatattaTCTTGGCAACTCGCTTGCTTCACGAAAACGAACTACgagttggtccagttgccaaggaagctggaaggctcatttgacaccttgaccactcattgttaccaaccacatcaccgaacggtgctggaagggttaaattacctgtttatacacatacgtgttaccattaaggcatatccgtctaacatATGCCCTCCGAGGTTTACTCAGCTATGACTCAGCGAGCTAAGTTCCCAGCAGAGGAAATCACGGTGTGAGACATAGACATGACTTAATGATAACACTGTCCGTACGGACCCTGCTGCCCCCCATGAGTTTCTCGGATGAGAAATTGGTGAGcagagaagaaagaagaaaattctcaaatttggaacCACAGCGCACCCTAGGTGTTGAAGCAGGCGCGTACGTGACCCACTGAGCCACCAGAGATCGATCACTCGAAATATAATGTACTCAACAAATACACGTAACTACCTAGCTCTAGCCTAGGATACACGACATCGAAAAAGTTGCCAGTTAGCAATAATATGAtccttttttgtttcagatatcCGTCCAAAAAGGTGAGAATATGGATCGATTGAAGATAAGCCGCCTGAGCTCTGAACGATGAAGCGAATAAGAGCTACGTACGTAGCTGCGAGTTCGATGTCCAAGTCAACATGTCCAAAACAGGTGAGAACCGGTTACCAACTATTGCTATTATTTCGATGTAACTACTgtgaataataatcaaaaacaaaataaacaaaaaaaaatattagatttgGATTTAAACTAGGCTCGTAATTATACACCTTGTATACTAACAcaattgtttctatttttatgtttcaggttTATGGGTCATTAATGCCTCCGAGCCGGTTTGTATTTACGTTCGTATTCATTCTTACGATTAAGTGCAACGTTTAGGAAGAAAAAATGTGCGAATTAAAAATAAGTTTGTACTTCTTTATTTATTGTACTATTACAACATGCACTGTCAATACTGATTATtgtttattgagaaaaaataaaaataaatatcaatacTATTTCGTTAACTAATTTAGACACTCAGTcttaaaatttcagtctttgAAATTAAACATAGGGAAAATAATCAACGATAAAAAATAAGGTCGTTAAGACAAAGAAATGCTACTTACGTAGACatagcgtaaaaaaaaaaaaaatcactgaattcATACACGAACTGTTATACCACCTCGAACGTGTAGAAAAATTATAACGTAAAGTACAAACATAACatgatactaaaaaaaaagaaaaaaaaaaaaatataaaaaaaatataaaaatgggtACTACttgttgaaaaacaataaataaatctTCGAGGTTATATTTAGTCCTAAGACTCTAAATGTGGTACATACGTACGCCTTACAACTAATGCCAAAGTAATaacctctccaaaaaaaaaaaaaaatcttgattttgcttaattttaacTCAAACAACTACataacaaagtaaaaattaatgaataatttgcTTATTAAGCATATGTCATGGATCGgtataaaatatttacataggTCACGAATCGAGAGAATTTTAGACAAAGTCTATACGTCATAATTGGGGTTATTCACGAACACGACgatgaatttatcaatttcaaactgAACGATAGagattttgattaattaataGGACATGTCGCATCGATAAGAGTTattatttgccaaatttttaaaatttattaccaAAAGATCGatgcaaaattactcgtacgagtattgaTTTTGAATAGAGATGGGACAAttcctctttttcaattttgtttctggTCTACATTTTTCCAGCATGAGCTTCATAGTACCATGCAAACGTAAGCAATAACAATGACGTACGTCAATATCATGCTGTtagtttgaaattgataaattgtacAAACGAACCTTATTCGAGCATTTCTTCGTCCGTGGTTAGATTTGGAGCGGTTGTCGCATCGCCGTCGGTTTTTCCAGTATTTTCAGCTTGCTGATTTTCATCGTCGCTCAGCTCTGAGACCGTGGTAGATAGCGATTTCATGTCCTCGTCAATATGGAGTTTGGAATCGACAGAATCGTTATCGGCATCGTCGTTGTTATCCGGTTGAGGCGTTGGTGGCCGTGCTTCCTGTTCGTTCGCTCGAACGCCCGAAAAACCTTcgctttcgtcaattttttcttcggccgTTGAAACGTCGTCGTTGGTATGGTTTTCGGAGTCTTGGCCGGCGGTAAGGTTTACCCAACTCTCGGTGTGTGCGGCTTTCGTCGATGGGCCAGGTTGGGCATCGTCTTCAGTCAAATCGTTGACGGCCTGGTGCGGCTGAGCGTCGCGCGACGTCGAAGCTGGGCCATGCGTCAGCTGGCGGTTGTCAGTCGTCGACGAAGATTCATTTTCGGACTGCGATTCTGCCGTCGGGTTGCGAAGAAGATTTTCGGGTTCTCGATACCGTTGACGTATTGCCTCGCTGGCATCGTTGGTTGGCGGAATGAACGTGTGCCGTATCCATACCGCGAACTCCTCATGTTCCTGTATCGTGTACATGGGAGGTCGTTCACCTACTGTCGGGGTGTAGTTCACGAACCACGGATAAGGGTCGATCAATGCGTAGCGTCCGCCGAGCATGGTGCTGTAGTTCACCTCAAACACTGACATGACCGAAGCGTATACAGTTTCATCTTGCTCCGCGTGTTGAATAATTGGCACAGCGTAAATTTCACGCACTCCGCGGTCGCGGCAAATCTTGATTAATCTGCGAAATAGTTCTTTGAATTCTTCGCTGTCGAAATTATCGAACGCATCAAGATTACCAATGGAGATGATGAGGCGAGGCGGTAGCCGTTTGAAACTTGCGAGCGTGCTGATGAATTCTCGAATACGAATCTCGCGTCCATACAGACCGGGATGCATGTATTCGCGTATATCGCGTTGGTACATAATCCATTCAGCTACACCTAGCACAAATCCATCACCAGCCAATAACACGTCTTGTGCGGCGACCGCCGATCTCGCGTCATTTTCGCCGACGAATACGCCAAGTGTCGTAAACTCGTG contains:
- the LOC135845496 gene encoding fibroblast growth factor receptor 2-like, whose translation is MYFIENNATMLTLFSFSRGYPRPFNNTWYENDKLISSDVLRIPLHVGELKVPKKYINKICNRNGCIHERYTVKFSTGNGKIELEEDQGKFIDLRCEFLSKSPWISEWVFNNSIQLGKVDNAPTTKYTFFPISKIVNHYEGEFECKANDVNFKWEKKRIFYLKVVKRTISPYLNISSIGRSSMSQVSANCTKKVVFYCHTGEEENEGRWYRFSSNNSRDMDSDRRDKFIVQSLYNKKGYFPEFIFGSISIYDVGLYTCLDQNNNIVNTTWLDVTCSGSTDTDTNQHTQNQIEKIQNGKAAPYIIRKILSVTSDGTSLRFWCPSRGYPTPTINWIKNTHENIQNETVTLLLPGSVNRAQKNLEKYTCSVCNENGCINETYLVEIKENAIISLNVTVNQRIEIGCEFDFTSPFTLEWYFYNESENKTLGTFYFTPEEVFHYYSIDVAMHSDEGTYECKANNSEKKIQRRFYLHITNKTNPSTNNSSAILETANGVFTGTYGFIFVASFSLILLLIGIVFYTIIAYRKLNQKRKLEKTEMQQFVKKIIVEKHININSDMPDCLNMPTVSIQRIQTDIVTGGMVSNDEYEISIDQRWEFPRNNLRLGNTLGKGEFGKVVRGEVLSIPGQENVTTTVAVKMLKDDHTDNDVIDFVSEMELMKLIDHHPNILQLIGCCTQKTPLLILTEYAAKGNLKNYLQKLHIQHENVPENTLMKYALQIAQGMEYLASIKCIHRDLAARNVLVMVDLTMKIADFGLARNIRNKDYYKKTSAGRLPIKWMAPEAILHHHYTTKSDVWSFGILFWEIVTLGSEPYPAMKNMAELLQALSKNYRMEKPPNTSSKVYNFIWDCWKYEPEHRPDFSTVVEILEALLTNTESKLNDQSEDTKNTYPSESDEIISTSESSENTNDAEQHHLIP